A window of bacterium contains these coding sequences:
- a CDS encoding tetratricopeptide repeat protein, which translates to MASLERLAARLGRPVSYFLDGGEAVISAKFLDVLRSRGRAELTSRRFDAALDTFVEMRRVAAGRRDTLLDLHARVGEGEALLGLDRIDEAHARLVEACARAHTAEAPVLECRASHRLASIELRQARYGRAVVLSRTAVELAERFAGAESSLRGEIYLQLGTALFRMGRLDEAAEAYRAARRIFEEATQPNRVGEALYGLGTVLAKDGDYDGALVNFERAQGLFEQYEDLRQLSHTRDEAGVLLMQLGRPADAVEHFTASLAVKQRIRDAAGECRTLTEFARCLDACGDAARAKELAERAAVRSREAALPDEEARAHALLGILAAAAGDLKEAQRALAAAARHCEDAGMTVELVAIYKDLAHVAGLSGRYKEATAYHERAFKLLQAVRPPDIAAAVRPAPAGPQPVPTLR; encoded by the coding sequence GTGGCTTCGCTTGAACGTCTCGCGGCCCGCCTCGGGCGGCCGGTGTCGTACTTCCTCGACGGCGGCGAGGCGGTCATCTCCGCGAAGTTTCTCGACGTCCTGCGCAGCCGGGGCCGGGCCGAACTGACGAGCCGCCGTTTCGACGCGGCGCTTGACACGTTTGTGGAGATGCGGCGCGTGGCGGCCGGGCGGCGGGATACCCTCCTAGACTTGCACGCGAGGGTCGGCGAGGGGGAGGCGCTGCTCGGCCTCGACCGGATCGATGAGGCGCACGCGCGTCTCGTCGAGGCGTGCGCGCGCGCACACACCGCGGAGGCGCCGGTGCTCGAGTGCCGCGCATCGCACCGCCTCGCCTCGATCGAGCTCCGGCAGGCCCGCTACGGGCGCGCGGTCGTGCTGTCGAGGACCGCGGTCGAGCTCGCGGAGCGGTTTGCCGGCGCCGAATCCTCACTGCGCGGTGAGATCTATCTGCAGCTCGGCACCGCGCTCTTCCGGATGGGCCGCCTCGACGAGGCCGCGGAGGCGTATCGCGCGGCGCGGCGGATTTTCGAGGAGGCGACTCAACCGAACCGGGTGGGCGAAGCGCTGTACGGGCTCGGCACCGTGCTCGCGAAGGACGGCGACTATGACGGCGCCCTCGTGAATTTCGAGCGCGCCCAGGGGTTGTTCGAACAGTACGAAGACTTGCGCCAGTTGTCGCACACGCGCGATGAGGCTGGAGTGCTGCTGATGCAGCTGGGACGTCCTGCCGACGCCGTCGAGCACTTCACCGCGAGCCTGGCCGTGAAACAGCGCATCCGCGACGCGGCGGGGGAGTGCCGCACCCTGACGGAATTCGCGCGGTGCCTCGACGCGTGCGGTGACGCCGCGCGGGCGAAGGAGCTGGCCGAGCGCGCCGCGGTTCGGAGCCGCGAGGCCGCGCTGCCCGACGAAGAAGCACGGGCGCACGCGCTGCTCGGGATTCTCGCCGCCGCGGCCGGCGACCTGAAGGAAGCGCAGCGGGCCCTGGCCGCGGCCGCCCGGCACTGCGAAGATGCGGGGATGACCGTCGAGCTCGTGGCGATCTACAAAGACTTGGCGCACGTCGCCGGGCTCTCCGGCCGGTACAAGGAAGCCACGGCGTATCACGAGCGCGCGTTCAAGCTGCTGCAGGCCGTGCGCCCGCCCGATATCGCCGCCGCCGTGCGGCCCGCGCCCGCGGGTCCGCAGCCCGTTCCAACCCTCCGCTAA
- a CDS encoding MerR family transcriptional regulator: protein MYIKETPADPGAGGGIGLAAEAAEPLYRMEDVVKRTGLTPRAIRYYEEVGLLAAQSRTAGGFRLFTEADVAMLQRIKELQTLLGFSLAEIKQSLHVDAARAELRQAYAQATDPETRLGILDRGENLVRSQIGLIDERVGRLMQLRAEYAERLARLRTLRAQILGGDAGTESSR from the coding sequence ATGTACATCAAAGAGACACCCGCTGATCCCGGGGCCGGCGGCGGGATCGGACTCGCCGCCGAAGCGGCGGAACCGCTCTACAGGATGGAAGACGTCGTCAAGCGGACCGGCCTCACCCCCCGCGCCATCCGGTATTACGAAGAAGTGGGGTTGCTCGCGGCGCAGTCGCGGACGGCCGGCGGCTTCCGTCTGTTCACTGAGGCCGATGTCGCGATGCTCCAGCGCATCAAGGAGCTGCAGACGCTGCTCGGCTTCTCGCTCGCCGAGATCAAACAAAGCCTGCACGTCGACGCCGCGCGCGCGGAACTCCGTCAGGCGTACGCGCAGGCGACGGACCCGGAGACGCGGCTCGGGATCCTCGACCGGGGCGAGAACCTCGTCCGGTCCCAAATCGGGCTCATCGACGAGCGCGTGGGCCGGCTGATGCAGCTCCGCGCGGAGTACGCGGAGCGGCTCGCCCGGCTGCGCACGCTGCGGGCGCAGATCCTCGGCGGCGACGCCGGCACGGAGTCTTCCCGATGA
- a CDS encoding DHA2 family efflux MFS transporter permease subunit produces the protein MAVGTLTPAAAVPARRYAGKYIVALSVLFGSVMAAIDTSVVNVALAHIQASYGVTLQEVTWVSTSYLIAVVIVMPLTAWFASVLGRKRFYILSVAVFTVASAFCGFSRTLGQLIFFRVLQGLGGGALQPIAQSIMRETFPPEEQGQAMGFFGMVVLLGPAIGPTLGGWLTDNWSWPWIFFVNLPIGALALFMASSFIVDPPYMRGRGLLKFDGVGIGLLAVGLASLQILLEEGERDGWFASTFIVVLTVIAVVVLTAFVLWELRTPTPAVNLRILSDLTYAAGTTIIGVLGLALFGSLILLPLFLQNLLGYTATQAGLTLMPRSLVMVVMMPVAGFLYNKLGVRVMLPFGLAVSGTAGLMMSHFTTSSSHLGILVPQIIQGVGFSFMFIPLSTATLSTIPRPLMQSATGLFNLVRQLGGSLGTALVITLLDHKVTTASANLVRYASLSNPVFMSWWSTIQAGLQARGSDAVTAHQQALAVLRMWIAQQSAVVAFDYVFALVGAVFIVCLPVVLLIRDRDLDQMAARAAAAAAD, from the coding sequence ATGGCCGTCGGTACGCTGACACCGGCCGCCGCCGTCCCCGCGCGGCGCTACGCCGGCAAGTACATCGTCGCGCTCTCGGTCCTCTTCGGCTCCGTCATGGCCGCGATCGACACGAGCGTCGTCAACGTGGCGCTCGCGCACATCCAGGCGAGCTACGGGGTCACGCTGCAGGAAGTGACGTGGGTCAGCACCTCGTATCTCATCGCCGTCGTCATCGTCATGCCGCTCACGGCCTGGTTCGCGTCGGTGCTCGGCCGCAAGCGATTCTACATCCTGTCGGTGGCGGTGTTCACGGTCGCCTCGGCGTTCTGCGGCTTCTCGCGGACGCTCGGCCAGCTGATCTTCTTCCGCGTCCTGCAGGGGCTCGGCGGCGGCGCGCTCCAGCCGATCGCGCAGTCGATCATGCGCGAGACGTTCCCGCCGGAGGAGCAGGGCCAGGCGATGGGCTTCTTCGGCATGGTCGTGCTGCTCGGCCCCGCGATCGGGCCGACGCTCGGCGGCTGGCTCACCGACAACTGGTCGTGGCCGTGGATCTTTTTCGTCAACCTGCCGATCGGCGCGCTCGCGCTGTTCATGGCCTCCTCGTTCATCGTCGATCCGCCGTACATGCGCGGGCGCGGGTTGTTGAAATTCGACGGGGTCGGCATCGGCCTCTTGGCGGTGGGTCTGGCCTCGCTGCAGATCCTTCTCGAGGAGGGGGAGCGCGACGGCTGGTTCGCCAGCACCTTCATCGTGGTCCTCACCGTGATCGCGGTGGTGGTCCTCACCGCCTTCGTGCTCTGGGAGTTACGGACGCCCACGCCCGCGGTCAACCTTCGCATTCTGAGCGACCTCACCTACGCCGCCGGCACGACGATCATCGGCGTCCTCGGCCTGGCCCTGTTCGGCAGCCTGATCCTCCTGCCGCTGTTTCTCCAAAACCTGCTCGGCTACACCGCGACGCAGGCCGGCCTGACGCTTATGCCGCGCTCGCTTGTCATGGTCGTGATGATGCCGGTCGCCGGCTTCCTGTACAACAAGCTCGGCGTCCGCGTCATGCTGCCGTTCGGCCTGGCCGTCAGCGGCACCGCCGGCCTCATGATGTCGCACTTCACGACCTCGAGCAGCCATCTCGGCATCCTGGTGCCGCAGATCATTCAGGGCGTCGGCTTCTCGTTCATGTTCATCCCGCTGTCGACGGCCACGCTGTCGACGATTCCACGGCCGCTGATGCAGAGCGCCACCGGCCTCTTCAACCTGGTGCGCCAGCTCGGCGGCAGCCTCGGAACCGCCCTCGTCATCACGCTGCTGGACCACAAGGTGACGACGGCGAGCGCGAACCTGGTCCGCTACGCGTCGCTGTCTAACCCGGTGTTCATGTCGTGGTGGTCGACCATCCAGGCGGGCCTCCAGGCGCGGGGCAGCGACGCGGTGACGGCGCACCAGCAGGCGCTCGCGGTGCTGCGGATGTGGATCGCCCAGCAGTCCGCGGTCGTGGCGTTCGACTATGTGTTCGCCCTCGTCGGGGCCGTCTTCATCGTCTGCCTGCCGGTTGTGCTGCTGATCCGCGACCGGGACCTCGATCAGATGGCGGCGCGCGCGGCCGCCGCGGCCGCTGACTGA
- a CDS encoding pyruvate carboxyltransferase, whose protein sequence is MATIPDPASPDYFLESFPRDDFPRYVWTQRPKGLPAEAWTTETTHRDGQQGGLPLTAAQSLRIYDLHCRFTAKSGAIRQAEFFVYRPSDREALQGALERYRGGAPIEPTTWIRATRKDAELIRTLGVRETGMLASASDYHTFHKFKPGGRAQAAKTYLDAVAVTLEAGIRPRLHLEDASRADMDYMLAFVEACLDAARPYGDAMRPKFRICDTMGLGLPYDDVALPRSVPLMFRTLRTRLGLTPADLEFHPHNDTGLVVANCLAAVREGCGAVNGTCLGKGERTGNAPLEQVILHLIGMGYFPNARPDFTALNELAELYAEMGEPLPAKYPLFGRDAHRTRAGIHADGLNKFWWMYAPFDVPKLLGRPLEVSLTKDSGLAGLIFVIRQRLGVEPAKDDPALIAVHDWMIREFDGGRQTAIEWEELEPVVRRHFAGTVAQTARR, encoded by the coding sequence GTGGCCACGATTCCGGACCCCGCGAGTCCCGACTACTTTCTCGAGAGTTTCCCTCGGGACGACTTTCCGCGCTACGTCTGGACGCAGCGGCCGAAGGGACTTCCCGCGGAAGCCTGGACCACGGAGACCACCCACCGGGACGGCCAGCAGGGCGGCCTTCCGCTCACGGCCGCGCAGAGTCTCCGCATCTACGATCTGCACTGCCGGTTTACGGCCAAGTCAGGCGCGATCCGGCAGGCCGAGTTCTTCGTCTATCGGCCCTCCGATCGCGAGGCGCTGCAGGGCGCGCTCGAACGCTACCGCGGCGGCGCGCCGATCGAGCCGACGACCTGGATCCGCGCCACGCGCAAGGACGCCGAACTGATCCGCACGCTCGGGGTGCGCGAGACCGGGATGCTTGCCTCCGCCTCCGACTACCACACGTTCCACAAGTTCAAGCCCGGCGGGCGGGCGCAGGCCGCGAAGACGTACCTGGACGCGGTGGCGGTGACGCTCGAGGCCGGCATCCGTCCGCGGCTGCATCTCGAAGATGCGAGCCGCGCCGACATGGACTACATGCTGGCGTTCGTCGAGGCGTGCCTCGACGCCGCCCGGCCGTACGGCGACGCGATGCGGCCGAAGTTCCGCATCTGCGACACGATGGGGCTCGGCCTGCCGTACGACGACGTCGCGCTGCCGCGTAGCGTACCGCTGATGTTCCGGACGCTGCGAACGCGGCTGGGCCTCACCCCGGCCGATCTCGAGTTCCATCCCCACAACGACACCGGACTCGTCGTCGCGAACTGTCTCGCCGCCGTCCGCGAGGGCTGCGGCGCCGTCAACGGCACGTGCCTCGGCAAGGGCGAGCGGACCGGCAACGCGCCGCTCGAGCAGGTTATTTTGCATCTGATCGGCATGGGCTACTTCCCGAACGCGCGGCCGGACTTCACCGCGCTGAACGAGCTGGCGGAATTGTACGCGGAGATGGGCGAGCCGCTGCCGGCCAAGTATCCGCTGTTCGGCCGCGACGCCCACCGGACGCGGGCGGGCATCCATGCCGATGGGCTCAACAAGTTCTGGTGGATGTACGCGCCGTTCGACGTGCCGAAGCTCCTGGGGCGGCCGCTCGAGGTGTCGCTGACCAAAGACTCCGGCCTGGCCGGCCTCATCTTCGTGATCAGGCAGCGCCTCGGCGTCGAGCCGGCCAAGGACGACCCGGCGCTCATCGCCGTGCACGACTGGATGATCCGCGAGTTCGACGGCGGACGCCAGACCGCCATCGAGTGGGAAGAGCTGGAGCCGGTCGTGCGGCGCCACTTCGCCGGCACCGTGGCCCAGACAGCCCGCCGCTAA
- a CDS encoding HlyD family secretion protein yields MNDAPGRTDVETPRPVIGERPKPAGAGSADGRITSAPPASAAPRGSSAADNGEVATVSRTVVETAARPQLNLRRIALLAAAAAGVIALIALVVYWRSNIGIVKTDNAQTVGDISPVSSTVSGTILKLYVVENQHVAVGDPLIQLDPQDYEVALARAKASLGAAQAQVQALQAALGVQQQQFQADVQVAAARVQATQPTLPQAQAQLDMQNRTTAAQLAQANARVSTAAATVVAAKSAADTAAKTLARDRQLLAQGAIAQQQVDTDASANETARAQYQAAQDALAQAKSDVLAAQAARQQVAIARGAIAVNQGQLSGAQAQVQQAAAGASLVRQRAQELAAAEAQAASAAQAVRAAQLNVDRTVIRAPVDGWVTNRTAEVGQFIQPNQPLLSVTQSQSVWVVANVKETLLGGIRPGQPVRVRIDTYRGRTFRGRVESIGTTTGSTTALLPPDNATGNFVKIVQLVPVRVTLDPRDVGSRPLQVGLSAEVAINTRGPAR; encoded by the coding sequence ATGAACGACGCACCCGGCAGAACCGACGTGGAGACGCCGCGCCCAGTAATCGGAGAGCGTCCCAAGCCCGCCGGCGCGGGATCGGCCGACGGCCGCATCACATCCGCGCCGCCGGCCTCAGCCGCGCCGCGCGGGTCATCCGCCGCGGACAACGGCGAAGTGGCGACAGTCTCGCGCACCGTCGTTGAGACCGCGGCGCGCCCGCAGCTCAACCTCAGGCGCATCGCGCTCCTCGCCGCGGCCGCAGCCGGCGTGATCGCGCTGATCGCCCTCGTGGTCTACTGGCGCTCCAACATCGGCATCGTCAAGACGGACAACGCGCAGACGGTGGGCGACATCTCGCCGGTCTCGTCGACGGTCTCCGGAACGATCCTCAAGCTCTACGTCGTCGAAAATCAGCATGTCGCCGTGGGCGACCCCCTGATTCAGCTCGACCCGCAGGACTACGAGGTCGCGCTTGCCCGCGCGAAGGCTTCGCTCGGCGCCGCGCAGGCCCAAGTCCAGGCGCTGCAGGCGGCCCTCGGCGTCCAGCAGCAGCAGTTCCAAGCGGACGTCCAGGTGGCCGCCGCGCGAGTCCAGGCGACGCAGCCGACGCTCCCGCAGGCACAGGCGCAACTGGACATGCAGAATCGGACCACCGCCGCACAGCTCGCGCAGGCCAACGCGCGTGTGTCGACGGCCGCGGCCACGGTCGTCGCGGCGAAGAGCGCAGCCGACACCGCCGCCAAGACGCTGGCCCGCGATCGGCAGCTCCTGGCGCAGGGCGCGATCGCGCAGCAGCAGGTCGATACCGACGCCTCCGCCAACGAGACCGCGCGTGCCCAGTACCAGGCCGCGCAGGATGCCCTCGCGCAGGCCAAGTCCGACGTCCTCGCCGCACAGGCGGCTCGGCAACAGGTGGCGATCGCGCGCGGCGCGATCGCGGTGAACCAGGGCCAGCTTTCGGGGGCGCAGGCGCAGGTGCAGCAGGCGGCCGCCGGCGCCAGCCTCGTCCGGCAGCGCGCGCAGGAGCTGGCCGCGGCTGAGGCGCAGGCCGCCAGCGCCGCCCAGGCGGTGCGGGCCGCCCAGCTGAACGTGGACCGTACGGTGATCCGGGCCCCCGTGGACGGCTGGGTGACCAACCGCACCGCCGAAGTGGGACAGTTCATCCAGCCGAACCAGCCGCTGCTGTCGGTGACCCAGTCGCAGAGCGTCTGGGTGGTCGCGAACGTGAAGGAGACCCTGCTCGGCGGGATCCGTCCGGGTCAGCCGGTCCGCGTCCGCATTGACACCTATCGCGGGCGCACCTTCCGCGGACGGGTGGAAAGCATCGGCACAACCACGGGATCGACGACGGCGCTCTTGCCGCCGGACAACGCGACCGGCAACTTCGTGAAGATCGTCCAGCTGGTGCCGGTGCGCGTCACACTCGACCCGCGCGACGTCGGCTCGCGTCCCTTGCAGGTCGGGCTCTCCGCCGAGGTGGCGATCAACACACGCGGTCCCGCGCGCTAG